One Candidatus Nitrotoga arctica genomic window, CGGCAGGGTGACATCCAGTGCCTCCGCCTTAAGTTTCAGCTGTAACTGGCTATACTGCAATGCCTCGCGTCTTTGCTGCAAGGCACTTTCGATACCCTGCTTGACATGGTTGATCCGCACTCCTGCTGCTGGCCGCTCTTCGGCGGACAGTTTGCCGAGACCTTTCAACAACACAGTCAAACGGCCTTCCTTGCCTAGATAGCGCGCCTTGGCTTGCTCCAATTCCGCTGCCTGTTCAATCGCAGCAAACTGTTGCAGCGCTTCGTCGAGAATTTTCTCAAGTTCTTGCATGACAATTATTTTTTATGTATCTACCCTGACAGGGGAGACAGAAAGGTTAGTGGCGTAATCTGGTCGAGATCGCAAACTGCAAGAAAGTCGCTCAGAAAAGTTAATTCCTAATCAAGCATATAACTTGAACTACTTTATACAAACAAAAAAGAGGCGCCAAACGCCTCTTAAATGTGGTTTAGCTTACGCTTAAACGCCGAGGCTGGCTTTGGCCTGTCCAACAATCTGTATGAAGGCAAGCTTATCAAATACGGCAATATCCGCCAACACCTTGCGGTCGATGCTAATTGCAGCTTTCTTCAAGCCGTTCATGAACACACTGTAGCTCAGTCCTTGCTCACGTGCCGCTGCATTAATACGTGCAATCCACAATGTACGGAACTGGCGCTTGCGTTGTCGACGATCACGATAGGCGTATTGGCCAGCCTTCATTACTGCTTCTTTGGCAATACGATAGACATTTTTACGGCGGCCACGATAACCCTTGGCCAGATCTAAAACTTTCTTATGGCGCGCTCGCGCCGTTACACCACGTTTAACTCTTGGCATGTTTACTCCTTATGCGTAGGGCATCATGGCGCGAATAGACGCCGTGTTGCTTGCGTGAACTTCGGTAGTACCACGCAATTGACGCTTGCTCTTGGTGGTCTTTTTGGTCAGGATGTGGCGCTTGAATGCTTGTGCGCGCTTAATGCTGCCGCCTGCACGCACTTTAAAACGCTTTGCAGCACCACTTTTTGTTTTCATTTTAGGCATAACAACTCCTTTATTTGATGACACCAGGAGGCTCCTGGCAGGAACACTTAAAAACCTGGGATCACTTATCTGGGACTGTTTACTGCTAGTCTGCTCTGACCAATCCCTTAACCCGAGCAAAATCAAAAATTACCACATTAAATTATTTTTTCTTCGGCGCCAGTACCATCACCATCTGACGACCCTCCATTTTAGGGTACTGTTCCACGGTACCGTGTTCCCCGAGATCAGCCATGACCCGTTCCATCATTTGCATGCCAATACCCTGATGCGCAATTTCACGCCCACGAAAACGTAACGTGATTTTGGTCTTATCACCTTCTCCTAGAAATCGAGTCAGGTTACGTAATTTGATATTGTAATCACCATCATCCGTGCCAGGCCTGAACTTGACTTCCTTTATCTGAATCTGCTTTTGTTTAAGCTTAGCCTCGTGCTGCTTCTTGCTCTCGGCATACTTGAACTTGCCAATATCCATGATACGACAAACCGGCGGCTCCGCCATCGGCGCAACTTCCACCAAATCCAAATCAGCCTCTTCAGCTAAGCGTAGCGCTTCCGCGACTGCCACAACACCGAGTGGCTCCCCTTCTACACCAACCAGCCGCACCTGAGGTGCTGTTATTTGCTCGTTAAGGCGTTGTTCTTTATCCTGAGCTATTGCAGTTTCTCCATCAAAAAATTAAACCGTACTACCCGCTTGCAGTTCCAATTGGAGGTGTTGTAATAACACCTCCATTGACATCTGCCCAAGATCCTCACCTTTTCGGGTTCGTACAGAAACTAAGTCAGCAGCCATTTCCTTATCGCCCACTATCAATTGATAAGGTAATTTTTGTAAGCTATATTCTCGTATTTTATAGGTAATTTTCTCATTGCGCAAATCCAAGTGCACACGAAACCCGGCTGCTCTCAAAGTTTCCGCAACTTGAGTAGCATAACCATTTTGTGCCTGTGAGATATTCACCACTGCCATCTGCACCGGTGACAACCACAGTGGGAAGGCCCCAGCATGGTGTTCGATAAGAATCCCCATAAAACGCTCTAAGGAGCCAAGAATAGCACGGTGCAGCATCACCGGCGCTTTGCGCGTGTTATCCTCATCCACATATTCCGCGCCCAAGCGTACCGGCAGATTAAAATCCAACTGAATGGTGCCGCATTGCCACACACGCCCCAGTGTGTCTTTCAAAGAGAATTCTATTTTCGGCCCATAGAATGCCCCTTCACCGGCTTGCAATTCATATTCCAGATTATTTTGACGTAATGCCGCAGCCAGTGCCGCCTCCGCCTTATCCCAAGTTTCATCGGAACCCACACGTTTCTCTGGGCGAGTCGAAAGCTTTACCAAAACATCATTGAAACCAAAATCTGCGTACACTTTTTGCAACATCACGATGAAATCCGCTACTTCACTTTCGATCTGACGTTCAGTACAGAAAACATGTGCATCATCCTGGGTAAAACCGCGCACACGCATCAAGCCATGCAGAGAACCAGACGGCTCGTTACGATGACAGGATCCAAATTCGGCCAGTCGCAAGGGTAACTCGCGATAACTGCGCAGGCCATAATTGAAAATCTGTACGTGCCCTGGACAATTCATCGGCTTCACCGCAAAATCCCGCGCCTCTGAATGGGTAGTGAACATATTGTCGTGATAATTTTCCCAATGTCCAGACTTCTCCCAGAGCGTGCGATCCATCATAGTTGGAGTGCGCACTTCCTGATAACCATACTCGCGGAACTTGACGCGCATGTAGTGCTCAACTACCTGCCATATGGCCCAGCCATTCGGATGCCAAAATACCATACCAGGTGCATCGTCTTGCATGTGGAACAAATTAAGCTGCTTGGCAAGTTTTCGATGATCACGTTTTTCCGCCTCTTCCAAGCGGTGTAGATAGGCATCAAGATCTTCCTTCTTAGCCCAGGCTGTACCATAAATACGCTGCAACATTGCATTGCGTTGATCGCCCCGCCAGTAAGCGCCAGCCACACTCATCAATTTGAACACCTTGAGC contains:
- the rplT gene encoding 50S ribosomal protein L20, translating into MPRVKRGVTARARHKKVLDLAKGYRGRRKNVYRIAKEAVMKAGQYAYRDRRQRKRQFRTLWIARINAAAREQGLSYSVFMNGLKKAAISIDRKVLADIAVFDKLAFIQIVGQAKASLGV
- the rpmI gene encoding 50S ribosomal protein L35, translating into MPKMKTKSGAAKRFKVRAGGSIKRAQAFKRHILTKKTTKSKRQLRGTTEVHASNTASIRAMMPYA
- the infC gene encoding translation initiation factor IF-3, whose product is MAQDKEQRLNEQITAPQVRLVGVEGEPLGVVAVAEALRLAEEADLDLVEVAPMAEPPVCRIMDIGKFKYAESKKQHEAKLKQKQIQIKEVKFRPGTDDGDYNIKLRNLTRFLGEGDKTKITLRFRGREIAHQGIGMQMMERVMADLGEHGTVEQYPKMEGRQMVMVLAPKKK
- the thrS gene encoding threonine--tRNA ligase, translating into MPCITLPDGSQRSFAQPVTVAEVAQSIGAGLARAALAGKVDGHLVDTSHLIFSDAELSIITDKDEDGLEIIRHSTAHLLAYAVKELFPEAQVTIGPVIENGFYYDFSYARPFTPDDLAALEKRMAELAKRDVPVTRKELPRDEAVAYFKSIGEHYKAEIIESIPVEQGVSLYTQGDFTDLCRGPHVPSTGKLKVFKLMSVAGAYWRGDQRNAMLQRIYGTAWAKKEDLDAYLHRLEEAEKRDHRKLAKQLNLFHMQDDAPGMVFWHPNGWAIWQVVEHYMRVKFREYGYQEVRTPTMMDRTLWEKSGHWENYHDNMFTTHSEARDFAVKPMNCPGHVQIFNYGLRSYRELPLRLAEFGSCHRNEPSGSLHGLMRVRGFTQDDAHVFCTERQIESEVADFIVMLQKVYADFGFNDVLVKLSTRPEKRVGSDETWDKAEAALAAALRQNNLEYELQAGEGAFYGPKIEFSLKDTLGRVWQCGTIQLDFNLPVRLGAEYVDEDNTRKAPVMLHRAILGSLERFMGILIEHHAGAFPLWLSPVQMAVVNISQAQNGYATQVAETLRAAGFRVHLDLRNEKITYKIREYSLQKLPYQLIVGDKEMAADLVSVRTRKGEDLGQMSMEVLLQHLQLELQAGSTV